The genomic stretch TCATAGCGAATATAATACACATAATCTTACACAAGGTCAATACCCCTCTGCCTCAAGAGGGTTCAGATATCCAGGTCGTTATTCCCGCTCAGTCTAGTATTGGACTGGGGGTGATCGAGTGCAGCGCGGACTGAACAAGAGTCCAGCGCGTGCAGCCCGAGTAACAGGAGTCTGTTCTGCTCAGGTATGGGCTGCCCAAGTCGGGGTCAGGGTAAACCAGTCAGACTGAAAGCCAATTCAAAAGTTCTGGTTCTGTCTACCGTACAGTATCGCCCACCAATCCTCTGATTGCCATTTGACCTCTCGCCACAAATCCTCTAATGTCAGATCGGTCACCTCTTTGGGCATGACCACAGGGCGTTCCTCGTTTCTCTGCACTCTTCACTGAGAGGATACGCCCTTGCCTATTCCCTACCAATTTACGCAACTTATGGTACGCTACCCAGAACGCCCCCATCAGTGTCCGGTCATCTTCCTTTGTATCCAGGTTGAGATTGGGTGGTATAATGTCGCCGAAAGGGGAGCATGACGTCTCAACTTGGGGGGAAGGGCTTTGACATTTCTAAAGTGAGCAGAAGCCTACCCGCATTGCTTAGCGCGTATGCTGTGGTGTTGGAACAGGTCGGCAACGAAGCCCTGATCCATATCCACCGCCGCCCCGGTTCTTCGTCCAATCCCGGTTCCTCCAGCGGTCCCCGACGGTTGGTCTGCAGTACGCTTGGACGCTTGGTTTCGTTCGTACTCTTTCCATTGGGGCAGATGCGAGTTTGGTGGTGGGGGTTTGCAATCCGTCCGATTGTCAGACTGTTTGTGGAAACCCATATCAACGCCAAGACAGCGGAGATTGGGCGATTTCTCAGGCAGAGGAGACTCAGGATGGCAGGGGAATCAAGCGATGACACCCGTCTGTTGGATGAATATCTGAGGCTTCTTGGGCACGCGGAAGGTATGGTCTCGGGATGGAGCCGGTGGTTAGTACCACTCCGCTTCGTGCCAGGGGTGGCAATGGCCCTCTCATGGGCGCTGGTTGCATCCAGTGACTTACCCCGCCAGGTCTTATATCTGATTCTCACCATTTCCCCTCTTCTGATGTTAGTCGTTTATCCGGTTGTGGTCAGATTTGGCTTCCGTTGGAAGAGGGCCTTTTTCGTGGCATGGCCGTCGCACCCCGGCCTGGCGGTTGACCTCACTCATCACCTTGAAGCAAGCACGACCCTCAACATCTACGAACTGGAGAACCAGGTTTACAGTGATATGGGACTGCGAAAGCACTCCGAGATTCCCATCGATGTTATTCTCCACCCGGCACCATACTGGCTTCTGACTGTGCTGGTAAGCATTGTTATCCCACTGGCATTTGCCCAGAGCAGGGGAGGCTTCACGACAGCAGACTGGATGCTCTCCTCTCTGGTTCAGTTTGCCTTGGTAGTGCTTTTCCTCTTACCTACCTGGAGGGTAGTCAGGCGATACAGAAAGCGCAGGGATGCTGGCCTGGTATGAGAGTTGTGTGGGAATAAGTCCTGTCGGGCCTTCTGGAAAGTCCGAAAAACCTTGCTGGCATTGAGACAGGCATCTTGGCCTCCTCTACACAATCACCAGACCCAAGACAGGCGTTGTTGGGGTCATCCTTTCCAATGCACCTGGTGAGAGAGGGGAGACATGAAGCACATCATCAGAATCGGTAGTTGACATGGTTGTGTATGGCAGTGTGCAGCCCATCTCTTGTATGCAGGCAAGCAGAGCCTTCGGTATCAACCAGGGATGCCACAGAGGTTACGAGCGTTTCCGCCACCTTGAATGGGTTTCTGGGACTCCCTTTGTATCCAAGCTGAGTTAGGAGCGGTATGATTTCTGGTAGGATTTGTGGTACTGTTCAGCCCCCAAATTAGCCGAGCTTGGAGATGGCGTCCTCGAGTTGGAGCAGCAGGGTCATGTCACCGTCTATCTTCAGTTTGCCGCCCGTCCAGGCATTGAAACGGTCCAGCTCTCCTCTCTGAATGGCCGCCCAGTCCTGGGCTGAGGCCGTAAGGGTGCACTTCGCATTCGTGGCAATGCCCTCGTGGCGGGTGGCGACACCCTTCTGACACACAGCATACCAATCACATCCGGCAGGCCCTGTCAGGTGGAACTGGACTGTCACGGTGACCTCCTCGACTCTGGTGGTCTCCCTTGTAGGTGCTCCCGGAGAAGGCAATCCTAACAGACTGGCCAGTCTCTGCGTGCAGGGGTTGTTCAACTCAGCGTCATCCTGAGGCATGGCGACGCCGAGTTTCTTGAAGTTCTTCAGCACCTTCAGAATCACCACGCCGCCCCTGAAGGCCGCGAAGACCTTGTTGTAGAACAGCTTGTCTACTCTCCAGCCGGTCAACTCCTGGTAGCGCTGGACGGTCTCTTCCTCGCCGGGGGCGCCATCCAAGCGGGGAATCCCATAGCCTTCACTGTCCACCCAGTCGAGCATAAGGAAGAAAGCCAGGTCTGCTTGGGGGTCCCCGATGAAGGCCATTTCCCAATCGAACAGTGCTACCACATCGCCGTCCGGACTGAACATAGTGTTAGGCATGCGGGCATCTCCCCAGCACAGAGTCACATGCTCCGGAATGTAGCGGTTCTCTCTGAGCCACTTCAAGGCAGCTTCCAGAACAGGCTGTCGTTCATCAGGTGATTCCTTGTCCCAATTGAGATATCTCTCAAAATAATCAAGTTGCCTGTCCAGAGGATCGGTGCCGTCCTTGGGAATGCCGAGGAAGGACAGGCCCAACGCCCTCCAATCCGCTTTGTGGACCCGGGTCATAGCCTCTATCGCTGACCACCACATCTTTGCCCGTTTCTGCCGGGTGGCATCATAGTAGACGCCGAACGAATGATAGGGTGGGAACTCCGGGGGTACGACCCCTTCGATCCTTCCCATTACATAGAACGCAGTGCCAAGCAGCTTCTCGTCCTGTTCCAGCCAGTAGACCTTCGGAACAGGAGCCTTTGTACCCTGCATGGCCTTCATAATGCGGAACTGAATACTGAGGTCGTAGTCAGGGTAGACCGGGAACGACCTGGGCGCGCAGCGGAGAACCATTCCCTCCGACTTCTGCTCCCCATGTTCCTGCGAGGCAAGATTAAAGAGAAATGTCTCGTTAGAGATCCCGGCCCCGGATCTCTCCAGGTTTGAAATGGCCAGGTTCTTGGCATCCGGCATCTTCTTCTGCAGCCAGGCTGTGAGTTTTGACTGAATATCAGATAAATCTACCTGCCGCGAAAGCATTTGGCACCTCCCCTTCTAGTAGCTCTGGTACCCGTATTTGGGGTACTTGCCGACCACCATCAGTTCGACGGTCCCGTGGCCAACCTCGTGGCCACACTTGAACTCCGAGCCGTAGTCGCAGTACCCCCAGATCTCACGCATCACCTGCGGGTTATTGAGGTCAAACTTGTGCCCATCCGTCCACTTGGCTCCCATCCATTTGCCATGGATAAAGTCCTTGTAGTAGCCACCGTATCCGGCAGGTGCCTGGTAGCAGATGGTGACGGGGCGTATGGAGACTTCTTTCCTGGTGCCGTCAATGGCAGTAAGGATGACGCTGCCACCGGCAAACCGCCGCGCCTGTTCGGGGATATCGTCCCTGAACTTGTAGTTATGCTCCACGTTCACCAGCTTCAGCGGCTCTTTGTTGCTGCCGAAGGGATAAAACAGGCCGCCGCCGAAGTGCCATCGGTTCACAAAACCGCGCTTGTCATCCCAGCTCTCCCTTATGTGGAAGGTGGCGCCCCATTTCTCAAATTGCATCAGGGCGAAGTTAAACAGCATCCCTTCGGGTATCTCCGGAGTCTGTACGCCGGTTTCGATAAAGTCCGCGCCAGCCAGTCTGATGCCCCAGGAGCGGTCCCTCTCGCCCACCCATCCCTCTTTGTCAAGCTGGAACGTTTTCCCCTCCGCCTTGATCCAGCCGGTGGGCCTCACGGACTGCACCATGCGCTTGATGTGCTCCTTCAGCCGGCCGCGGCTGATCTGCAACTGCGCGGGGTCCTCTTCAAGAAGCGGGCTGTATCCCTCGACTGTTATGTCGTAGCTGAGACCATATTCGTTCTCACCCAGGGTGTACCGCACCTTCTTGAGAGGCTCAACTACTTCGTAGGATAAAGGCCCTATTCTGAAGACATCGATGTCGGGACGGAGTTCACGCGAAGCCCGCACCACATACTCGGTCTGGCCCTGAATGGTAAAGGCCACAAAGGCATCCATAACATTGCGGTTGGGATAGTAGCCAAAGCCGGTAGCCAGGTGTGCTGTCCCGGCGACGTCATGGACCTGCATCCAGGCCCTCTCAGTCCATTCGCGGGCGCTTGTGCCAGGCTGATCAAAGGTAGATACGGCCTGGTGGCAGAACATCTCGTCATATTTGGTTATCACCATTCACCTCCAACTCAGGACTGAATATGCTAAGCCAGGAGCCCTCTCTTCTCCAGGTCCTGGGCCACGTCTGTCAGCCCCAGACCCTCCAGGGCTTCTCTGGTTTGGAGGCCCGTGGGCACATCCCATCGCCTCAGCTGATAGTATTCACCCTTCATCTTCTCGAACTCGTTTCGGTCAACCACGGCGCCCTTGCGTGAGACGGTCTCCCAACCCTTCCCCGGCACCACGCACTCGGCATTCGCCTGGTCGTACTTCAGCGGCAGGGTATAGAAGTGATCGGGCAGAGTGTCGAATTCCCTGCCGTGGTGTCCCTCTCTGACAAGGATAGCCCTTTGCAGGTTGAAGACCCTCTCGCCTATTCTGTACAGTCCTTCCTCATCTATACCGTTGCCAAGGACAGCAGCCGCGATTCTGCTTTCCCATGTCGGATCGCCAACCCGGTCCGCAGAGCGGTCGCTATCCGTAATGGGCCAGAGGAAGTTACAGAGGATGAGGCACGCCTCCGCATACTCTCTGTCCTGGATCTTCTTGGCGGCCAGCGCCTTCCCCTCGTAGGTAGAGAAGTCGGCGGCCAATTCACTCCCCCAGAACTTCCTGGCTACGCCCCGGACGACGTCGGTAGAAATGGCGGTCAGCCCTCTGGTTCCTGCCGACCATTTGGCCATAATCAAGCCCACTTCATGGAGCTGCTGTATCGGTATCCTCGGCTCCATGGCATAGGGCAGCGCGTTGGTAATGTAGAGTCTTGGTCCGTATGGATGATATCCGGGTTCGCAGAGATGCCCCGCCAGCCCCACCTGCTCTCTGGCAGCACCTCCCACTGCCTCTGCGGCCCGGTGTATCCCTTGAGCCAGTAGGTCGCCAAAGCCTTCCCGGAGCGAGGTCTTCTTCACCAGCGACTCTATGAACTCCGCGCTGCCTATTTTTGATATTGGTATGCCGGTGCTCTCATCGGTGAGGATGCCAGCCTGGTAACACAGGTGGAGCCAGCTGATCATCAGGTCGATGGCCACCGCATCCAGGCCGTAGCTATCGCAGAGCTTGGTGGCCTGAAAGGCTATGTCATTCCACTCACCATAGTACTTATCCACCCACGGTTGATAGAAGAAGGCAGAATGGCAGATGAATTTCCCCTTCTTCCCGTCGCTCGAAACATAAGCCTTTCTGGCGCATCGGCCCAGGCACCCGTAGCAGGGCTCCTTCTTCATCTCAGGGCCTGGCATCAGTCTCGGTTCCAACGTAGGGTCCCTCGACCACCGGCTGAGATACTCCCAGCCATCAGTTGGAAAGCATCTTCTCAATTCACGGTACTGCCCAATCAACTCCTGCAGCCTATCGGGTTGGGCTACCCTCACGCCCTCACCACCGCTCTTGACCACAACGGCCTTCAGTTTCTTGGAGCCCATGACTGCGCCGAGCCCGCCTGAGCCGCTGGCATCGTTTTCGGCCAGGAGAGTAGCCATGACCGCCATATTCTCAGCGGCGGGACCGATGGACACCACTCTGACAGAGCTTCCCAGTTCGCCTTTCAGCATCTCTCTGGCCTCGATGGCGCCCTTGCCCCAAAGAGCAGAGGCATCCCTGAATTCAACGGTGTCATCATGAAGGAAGAGGTAGACCGGCTTATCAGATTTCCCCTCAACTATGATGCCGTCGTAGCCGGCGAACTTCAGGGCGGCTCCCCAGCGGCCACCGAGGTTGCCATAACAGAATCGTGCTGGGGTGGCAGGCCCTTTCCCGCACACCTCCCAGCGCGACCCCCCGATAGCCGGGACTCCGCAAAGAGGACCGGAGATGAATATCAGCCTGTTCTCGGCGTCGAAGGCCCCGACCTCTGGAGGCACCTTATCCCAGTAAATCCTGGCGGCTATTCCTCTTCCGCCGAGGAAACGATCAGAATAGTCGGTAGTGGAAACAGTTGATGCGCTTCTTGAAGACAAGTCTGCTCGCAGGATTTTCCCGGCATACCCGTATATGGCCATATCTCCCCCCTGATGATGATATAGACTGTTCCGCGTCCCGAAGGCGATCAGTTTCTTAAGACTGCACCAGGCAGTCCTTGCCTTCTCTAGTCCTTTGGTACCATAGCCAGCAGCGCACCCCGGTTCTTCGCCCAGCCCTCGTCATAGGGACTGATATACTTCCACTTGGTCTTTATGGAGGCGAATTTCCACTCTCCAGGCTCCCTCACGTACTCCTCCTCATAAGTCCCTGCCATCCACTGGGCCTTGCCCGTTGTGGTATCGGTAGTAGGCGCTTCGTAATACCACCTGCCCGTTGCCTTATCGCCTTTAACCTCGATGATGGGATTGTGGACCATATGCATGCAGAACGACACGCCCATGGGCACAAATGTACCAAAGAAAGTCTCAAGCCCCGCCGTTCCCTCGAACTGAGAGTCAGGGCCCAGGCCAAAATCCACTTTGGCATCTCTAGTGAAGTGCGAGATCAGTTCATCCCTGTTGCGCTGATCGCTCAATCCGGCATCGCACAGATAGCAGTAGGTGGCCTTCAGCTTCTTGATCGATTCGATGTCCTCCAGGGTCCTGATTCTGGCTTGCAGATTCTTTAGGTCCATGGTCACTCAACCCTCCTTCATAATGCTTATATTTGGACGCGTGTCAATTGCTCGCTGTTTGAGCGGGGCCATGCTGTACTGGGTGGGAACAACGCAATATGAGATTCCCACATGAGACCCCCTAACATTCATGTGACTTCAGAGGTTGATGATTTGGCGGCAAGGATAACACAGGTATCCCTGCTTGTCTATCAGGGGTTACCTTACAGAGAGGCGGTACCGATTCACTTATCTCCATGTGCCGTTTGTCGTGGCCAACAAACGTAAGAACTGGAGGCTATTTACCCTCAGCCAGTA from Chloroflexota bacterium encodes the following:
- a CDS encoding phosphotransferase, producing the protein MLSRQVDLSDIQSKLTAWLQKKMPDAKNLAISNLERSGAGISNETFLFNLASQEHGEQKSEGMVLRCAPRSFPVYPDYDLSIQFRIMKAMQGTKAPVPKVYWLEQDEKLLGTAFYVMGRIEGVVPPEFPPYHSFGVYYDATRQKRAKMWWSAIEAMTRVHKADWRALGLSFLGIPKDGTDPLDRQLDYFERYLNWDKESPDERQPVLEAALKWLRENRYIPEHVTLCWGDARMPNTMFSPDGDVVALFDWEMAFIGDPQADLAFFLMLDWVDSEGYGIPRLDGAPGEEETVQRYQELTGWRVDKLFYNKVFAAFRGGVVILKVLKNFKKLGVAMPQDDAELNNPCTQRLASLLGLPSPGAPTRETTRVEEVTVTVQFHLTGPAGCDWYAVCQKGVATRHEGIATNAKCTLTASAQDWAAIQRGELDRFNAWTGGKLKIDGDMTLLLQLEDAISKLG
- a CDS encoding nuclear transport factor 2 family protein, whose amino-acid sequence is MDLKNLQARIRTLEDIESIKKLKATYCYLCDAGLSDQRNRDELISHFTRDAKVDFGLGPDSQFEGTAGLETFFGTFVPMGVSFCMHMVHNPIIEVKGDKATGRWYYEAPTTDTTTGKAQWMAGTYEEEYVREPGEWKFASIKTKWKYISPYDEGWAKNRGALLAMVPKD